One genomic window of Triplophysa rosa linkage group LG11, Trosa_1v2, whole genome shotgun sequence includes the following:
- the ifi35 gene encoding interferon-induced protein 35 has translation MSTEEFSLVSNGESLGMGTLENIQKEINKCKNQYDSLVNDQKMFKDAIDSNKNYAKQFQERREEKKMSLDADKRKHAEKIQKEEEQQSSVQKEHERLRADIIQIKEELDYLEKKNDHLKQQTEVSTAVPEKKVVFKGKTEQGAHALSFDVSPRIVYPMEGGTALITFEEVGVAQKILSMKEHSVELGECVINVQVKPVQFLVPSYIEMDTQVCPRRILVSNLPSKLPEDKLLDKLEIHFSKTKNGGSEVEEIDMLHDSGTVVVTFVDDSVAKGLTDQQDHKFDIVKGQKHKVKVTPFLNGEISQLHTRYSVCLRTVQLTGIPSIMERENLQDHLEIHFQKGANGGGEVESIIYNPMGHTTLAVFVEDSLEDSQSI, from the exons ATGTCTACCGAG GAGTTCTCCCTCGTTAGTAATGGCGAATCATTGGGAATGGGAACCCTGGAGAACATACAGAAGGAGATCAACAAATGCAAG AATCAATATGACTCTTTAGTAAATGATCAAAAAATGTTCAAGGATGCAATAGACAGCAACAAAAACTATGCTAAACAATTTCAAGAACGCagagaagaaaagaaaatgtcCCTTGACGCAGATAAGAGAAAACATGCTGAGAAGATTCAGAAAGAAGAG GAGCAGCAGAGCTCTGTACAAAAGGAGCATGAAAGACTCAGAGCGGATATCATACAAATAAAGGAGGAGTTGGATTATCTGGAGAAGAAGAATGACCATCTAAAACAGCAAACTGAG GTCTCCACAGCAGTGCCTGAGAAGAAGGttgtatttaaaggaaagacagaACAAGGTGCACATGCTCTGAGTTTTGACGTGAGTCCCCGCATAGTGTATCCGATGGAGGGTGGAACAGCGCTTATCACCTTTGAGGAAGTGGGAG TGGCTCAGAAGATTTTAAGCATGAAGGAGCATTCTGTGGAGCTTGGGGAATGTGTCATCAATGTGCAGGTTAAACCAGTtcagtttttggttcccagttATATTGAG ATGGACACACAGGTTTGCCCACGAAGAATCTTAGTCTCTAACCTGCCAAGTAAATTACCAGAGGACAAACTACTCGACAAACTGGAGATTCATTTCTCTAAGACAAAGAATGGAGGCAGCGAGGTGGAGGAAATAGACATGTTGCATGATTCTGGCACGGTGGTTGTTACCTTTGTAGATGATAGTG TTGCCAAAGGTCTGACAGACCAACAGGATCATAAATTTGACATTGTGAAAGGCCAGAAGCACAAGGTGAAGGTCACTCCATTCCTCAATGGAGAAATTTCACAGCTTCAC ACAAGGTACTCAGTGTGCCTGCGCACTGTTCAGCTTACCGGCATCCCTTCCATTATGGAGCGAGAAAATCTGCAGGACCACCTGGAGATCCACTTCCAGAAGGGAGCCAATGGTGGCGGTGAGGTGGAGAGCATCATCTACAACCCTATGGGCCACACCAccctagccgtatttgtggagGACTCCCTTGAAGACAGCCAGAGCATCTGA
- the bcat2 gene encoding branched-chain-amino-acid aminotransferase, mitochondrial translates to MAALRTALNGRLLQSLPVSFGSLRFASSSFKAADLTIERNPVLKPKPDPSTLVFGKQFSDHMLTIYWSAEGGWKNPEIKPFQNLSLHPAASSLHYSIELFEGMKAFRGVDNHIRLFRPNLNMERMYRSAVRSCLPVFDKVELLECIKKLVEVDQEWVPYSTDASLYVRPTFIGIEPSLGVARAGHALLFVIIGPVGPYFATGGFSPVSLLADPRYVRACRGGVGEYKMGGNYGPTIAIQSEAAKKGCQQVLWLYGEQEEITEVGTMNLFIYWTTENGERELVTPPLDGIILPGVTRQSLLDLSREWGDFKVTERKVVMKELIGALNDGRVLEVFGSGTACVVCPVGSLLYREKIYQIPTMQNGPDLAKRFHKELTDLQYGRKQRDWAPLVV, encoded by the exons ATGGCAGCCCTTAGGACG GCACTCAATGGACGGCTTCTTCAGTCACTCCCCGTGTCATTTGGTTCACTTCGGTTCGCCAGTTCCTCCTTCAAG GCTGCAGATCTTACCATCGAGAGGAATCCTGTGCTGAAGCCAAAGCCAGACCCCTCCACCCTTGTGTTTGGCAAGCAGTTTTCAGACCACATGCTGACCATCTATTGGTCTGCAGAGGGAGGATGGAAGAATCCTGAGATCAAGCCCTTCCAGAATCTGTCCCTTCATCCTGCTGCTTCATCCCTGCATTACTCTATAGAG CTCTTCGAGGGCATGAAGGCATTTCGAGGAGTAGATAACCACATCCGTCTCTTCAGGCCCAATTTAAATATGGAGCGCATGTATCGCAGTGCTGTAAGAAGCTGTCTGCCT GTGTTTGATAAGGTTGAACTGCTGGAGTGTATTAAAAAGCTGGTTGAGGTTGATCAAGAATGGGTTCCGTATTCAACAGACGCCAGTCTGTACGTCAGACCGACCTTCATAGGCATAGAG CCTTCTCTAGGTGTGGCTCGAGCAGGTCATGCTTTGCTCTTTGTCATTATCGGACCTGTTGGGCCTTATTTTGCCACTGGAGGCTTCAGTCCCGTGTCTCTGCTGGCAGATCCGCGCTATGTCCGTGCCTGTAGAGGAGGTGTTGGAGAATACAAGATGGGAGG TAACTATGGGCCGACCATCGCTATTCAGAGCGAGGCAGCAAAGAAGGGCTGCCAGCAGGTCCTCTGGCTTTACGGAGAGCAGGAGGAGATCACTGAGGTCGGAACTATGAATCTCTTCATCTACTGGACCACGGAGAACGGAG AGAGAGAGCTCGTGACCCCTCCACTAGATGGCATCATTCTTCCAGGAGTCACTCGGCAATCTCTTCTGGACCTCTCAAGAGAATGG GGAGACTTCAAAGTGACAGAGCGTAAAGTAGTAATGAAGGAGCTAATTGGTGCTTTAAATGACGGACGGGTTCTGGAAGTATTCGGCTCTGGCACTGCATGTGTGGTGTGTCCAGTTGGCAGTCTGCTCTACAGAGAAAAG ATCTACCAGATTCCAACAATGCAGAATGGTCCAGATCTTGCTAAgaggttccataaagaactcACTGATTTGCAG TATGGACGCAAGCAGAGGGACTGGGCGCCGCTGGTTGTCTAA
- the hsd17b14 gene encoding 17-beta-hydroxysteroid dehydrogenase 14: MACAQRYLNKVVIVTGGSKGIGRGIVKVFVQNGAKVVFCALGVEDGKTLESALNKEGPGSCMFVSCDMTKEDDIKRLINVTVGQFGQIDCLVNNAGWHPPHKATDDTTAEEFKDLLNLNLINYFLASKYALPYLRKTQGNIINLSSLVASIGQKHAAPYVATKGAIISMTKAMAVDESRYQVRVNCISPSNVMTPLWEELASQTENSSATIKEGENAQLIGRMGTEAESGLAALFLAADATFCTGIDLFLSGGAELN; the protein is encoded by the exons ATGGCTTGTGCTCAACGCTATCTTAACAAAGTTGTCATCGTAACTGGAGGCTCTAAAGGCATTGGAAGAGGGATCGTGAAAGTGTTCG TGCAGAACGGGGCCAAAGTTGTGTTCTGCGCTCTAGGGG TGGAAGATGGAAAGACTCTGGAGTCTGCGCTGAATAAGGAAGGGCCGGGCtcgtgcatgtttgtgtcttGTGACATGACGAAAGAGGATGACATCAAG CGGTTAATAAATGTTACGGTGGGCCAGTTTGGACAAATAGACTGTTTGGTAAACAACGCTGGGTGGC ACCCCCCTCATAAGGCCACAGATGACACTACAGCAGAGGAGTTTAAAGACCTGCTTAATCTGAATCTTATAAATTACTTCCTTGCTTCTAAG TATGCATTACCCTATTTGCGCAAAACGCAAGGCAACATCATTAATCTGTCCAGCCTGGTAGCCTCTATTGGTCAGAAACATGCTGCTCCTTATGTGGCAACCAAG GGGGCGATTATTTCCATGACTAAAGCAATGGCCGTGGACGAGAGTCGGTATCAAGTGCGAGTCAATTG CATCTCTCCAAGTAATGTAATGACACCTCTGTGGGAGGAGCTTGCCAGCCAGACTGAAAACTCATCTGCTACTATTAAAGAAGGAGAAAATGCACAG CTAATTGGTCGAATGGGAACTGAGGCTGAGAGTGGATTGGCTGCCCTCTTCCTGGCAGCTGATGCCACTTTCTGTACTGGCATAGATTTGTTTCTGAGTGGAGGTGCTGAACTTAACTAA
- the kcna7 gene encoding potassium voltage-gated channel subfamily A member 7: MDNLGKEGGGPDNITEEKTQVDEDISESDKSLKDQRNKAEKGDKEKGEKKRERRRSGSLWRGVWGLSERLAINVSGMRYETQIRTLAQFPDSLLGDPQRRLRYFDPLRNEIFLDRNRFCFDAILYFYQSGGRLRRPANVPLDIFMDELRFYELGEDFMVRFREDEGFPKEIPRPLPENEIQRKLWMLFEHPESSGGARIIAIISVMVIVVSILIFCLETLPDFRIEKELREQYVHQPHLNTENITLSATSPFHDPFFLVETMCICWFSFELVMRFACSPSKMVFFKDVMNIIDFFAIIPYFVTLGTELAKSKGATPSMSLAIIRVIRLVRVFRIFKLSRHSKGLQILGQTLKASLRELALLIFFLFIGVIIFSSAVYFAEVDHSETAFTSIPEAFWWAVVTMTTVGYGDMYPVTVGGKLVGSMCAIAGVLTISLPVPVIVSNFSYFYHRETECESNQEHTHVSTSLWDEEGEDEEGEEGEEGPEEQGDYVPLEGGMAYRGICAPLNGTLLAGLCSGQAGEQSGGTICLREPLVTQV, encoded by the exons ATGGACAACCTTGGCAAGGAGGGAGGAGGACCAGACAACATCACGGAGGAGAAAACACAAGTAGATGAAGACATCAGCGAGAGTGACAAGAGCCTCAAGGACCAGCGCAACAAAGCAGAGAAAGGTGACAAAGAGAAAGGTGAGAAGAAGAGAGAACGCAGAAGATCCGGTTCGTTGTGGAGAGGTGTTTGGGGGCTCTCCGAACGTTTGGCCATCAACGTGTCAGGTATGCGCTATGAGACGCAAATTCGCACCCTGGCCCAGTTCCCCGACTCTCTGCTTGGAGACCCACAGCGTCGCCTGCGCTACTTCGACCCTCTACGCAATGAGATCTTCCTGGACCGTAACAGATTCTGCTTCGACGCCATCCTCTACTTCTATCAGTCCGGAGGCCGGTTACGGCGGCCGGCAAATGTTCCTCTGGACATCTTCATGGATGAACTGCGTTTTTATGAGCTGGGAGAGGACTTCATGGTTCGGTTTAGGGAGGACGAGGGATTCCCTAAAGAGATTCCTCGGCCCCTGCCAGAGAATGAGATCCAGCGCAAGCTGTGGATGCTCTTTGAACACCCTGAATCTTCCGGAGGTGCCCGTATTATTGCCATTATTAGCGTGATGGTGATTGTGGTTTCCATCCTCATCTTCTGTTTGGAGACGCTGCCTGACTTCAGAATTGAGAAAGAGCTGAGAGAG CAATATGTGCACCAGCCTCACCTCAACACTGAAAACATTACCCTATCCGCCACCTCCCCTTTCCACGATCCCTTCTTCCTGGTTGAGACCATGTGCATCTGCTGGTTCTCTTTTGAACTGGTGATGCGTTTCGCTTGCTCTCCCAGTAAGATGGTCTTCTTCAAGGATGTGATGAACATCATTGACTTCTTTGCTATCATTCCCTACTTTGTCACGCTCGGCACCGAGCTGGCCAAGTCCAAGGGAGCCACGCCAAGCATGTCCCTGGCCATCATCAGGGTCATCCGTCTGGTGAGAGTGTTCAGGATCTTCAAGCTATCTCGCCACTCCAAAGGTCTTCAAATCCTGGGCCAGACTCTGAAAGCCAGCTTAAGAGAACTGGCCCTGCTCATCTTCTTTCTTTTCATTGGAGTTATTATATTCTCCAGTGCCGTTTACTTTGCAGAGGTGGACCACTCGGAAACAGCGTTTACCAGCATCCCGGAAGCCTTCTGGTGGGCTGTGGTCACCATGACGACAGTGGGGTATGGCGATATGTACCCAGTGACGGTGGGCGGAAAGTTGGTGGGTTCGATGTGTGCTATCGCCGGTGTGCTCACAATCTCGCTTCCGGTTCCAGTAATCGTTTCTAACTTCAGCTACTTCTACCACCGTGAAACGGAGTGCGAGTCCAACCAGGAGCACACCCATGTTAGCACCTCCCTCTGGGATGAAGAAGGAGAGGATGAAGAAGGAGAAGAAGGTGAGGAAGGCCCAGAGGAACAGGGAGACTATGTTCCTCTTGAGGGCGGTATGGCCTATAGGGGGATCTGCGCTCCTCTTAATGGAACTCTCCTGGCGGGGCTTTGTTCCGGGCAGGCTGGGGAGCAAAGTGGAGGGACCATTTGCCTACGGGAGCCACTGGTCACCCAAGTCTGA